Proteins encoded by one window of Thermobaculum terrenum ATCC BAA-798:
- a CDS encoding ATP-binding cassette domain-containing protein, producing the protein MLQVIDLEIILDGKPILSGVSFKVNAGEKVALVGANGAGKSTLLKAISGELQPSGGKIVLLPGLKVGYLPQDSFIVSSRTLHDEMLSVFGEVLEIESKQRKLEQEMSALTGEELDRLLVEYQRLSSEFERLGGYTIEREVGKVLHGLGFTPNDLSRVVSNFSGGWKSRVALAKVLLEEPDILLLDEPTNHLDLHAIEWLEDFLIRYKGAVILVSHDRYLLDKLTTRTIELQDGKATDYQGNYSWYVAEKERRLQDQLESFQRQQKYLERQRAFIERFRYKATKARAVQSREKMLQKLEKVEAPKIFSRKIAFKFNYAGHSGREVFALKNISKSYGSHKILEGIDLLVERGDKIAIIGPNGSGKTTLLKILAGMEEPSSGSIHLGYNVRLGYYDQHQAEILQSDKTIYDLVLEQAPQGWTVTDIRDLLGRFLFRGDDVEKYISVLSGGERSRLALLLLLLRPVNTLLLDEPTNHLDIASKEVLESAIREFPGTCVVVSHDRYFIDKFAQKIIVVEDTHITPYLGNYTDYKAKVSEVKLEVSTKPAPSQAQHKANRKPKAKEREILRLRAQVQDLETEISDTEDRLQELQAHLEDDSLYQDREHYYSLLSEYGELQGRLQDLNERWEKKASLLEQLEMLGSASFEPDELEPEAQRRLRELKNALEDPALYENQGELAAVLQEYLTLSKSNEFRPSSQVDSQAERGDSQGDNPEAVAESIRARLSEIERVLMDPGIFLDEHRSRLIIEEYTELQKHLENLLQGGNFDGKK; encoded by the coding sequence ATGCTACAGGTTATAGATCTCGAGATAATTCTAGATGGAAAGCCCATACTCTCCGGCGTAAGCTTCAAGGTTAATGCCGGAGAAAAGGTAGCCTTGGTCGGGGCCAATGGCGCTGGTAAGAGCACTCTTCTCAAGGCGATCAGCGGCGAACTACAGCCCTCTGGAGGCAAGATAGTTCTTCTGCCAGGGCTCAAAGTTGGCTATCTGCCTCAGGACAGCTTCATAGTCTCCAGCAGAACTCTCCATGACGAGATGCTTTCAGTGTTTGGAGAGGTGCTGGAGATAGAGTCCAAGCAGCGCAAGCTCGAACAGGAGATGTCCGCGCTTACAGGGGAAGAGCTGGACCGGCTGCTTGTCGAGTACCAGCGACTCAGCTCTGAGTTTGAGAGGCTTGGGGGCTACACGATCGAGAGGGAAGTGGGCAAGGTGCTACATGGCTTGGGATTCACGCCCAACGATCTCTCAAGGGTGGTATCGAATTTCAGCGGTGGATGGAAGAGTCGTGTAGCGCTTGCCAAGGTATTGCTGGAGGAGCCAGATATCCTTCTACTGGATGAGCCTACCAATCATCTGGATCTACATGCTATCGAGTGGCTTGAAGATTTTCTAATACGCTACAAAGGTGCTGTGATCCTTGTCTCGCACGATCGATATCTCTTGGATAAGTTGACTACTCGTACTATCGAGCTACAGGATGGTAAAGCCACAGATTATCAAGGTAACTACAGCTGGTATGTTGCTGAGAAGGAGCGAAGGCTTCAGGATCAGCTTGAGTCCTTTCAAAGACAGCAGAAGTATCTTGAGAGGCAGAGGGCTTTTATAGAGCGATTTCGTTACAAGGCGACCAAAGCCAGAGCGGTCCAGAGCCGAGAGAAGATGCTTCAGAAGCTAGAGAAGGTCGAAGCACCAAAGATCTTCTCAAGAAAGATAGCCTTCAAGTTCAACTATGCTGGTCACAGTGGTCGGGAAGTATTTGCTCTGAAGAACATCTCCAAGTCTTATGGCTCTCACAAGATCCTGGAAGGCATAGATCTCCTTGTAGAGCGCGGTGACAAGATTGCCATAATAGGGCCTAATGGGAGTGGTAAAACTACCCTTCTGAAAATACTGGCAGGCATGGAAGAGCCTTCCTCCGGATCGATACACCTTGGATATAACGTCAGGCTCGGATATTATGACCAACATCAGGCAGAGATTCTGCAGAGTGACAAGACCATATATGACCTGGTTCTGGAGCAAGCCCCACAGGGATGGACAGTCACTGATATCCGCGACCTGCTTGGTAGGTTCCTATTTAGAGGCGATGATGTAGAGAAGTACATATCCGTGCTCAGTGGTGGTGAGAGAAGCAGGCTCGCATTGCTCCTGCTGCTGCTAAGACCTGTAAATACGCTGCTTCTGGATGAGCCCACAAACCATCTGGATATAGCTAGCAAGGAGGTGTTAGAGTCTGCTATTCGTGAGTTCCCTGGTACTTGCGTAGTAGTATCTCACGATCGATACTTTATAGATAAATTTGCCCAGAAGATAATCGTTGTAGAAGATACGCATATTACACCATACTTGGGCAACTACACAGATTATAAGGCTAAGGTGTCTGAGGTTAAGCTGGAGGTAAGTACTAAGCCTGCCCCAAGTCAGGCGCAGCATAAAGCTAACAGAAAGCCCAAGGCTAAGGAAAGAGAGATCCTTAGACTGCGTGCACAAGTTCAAGATCTTGAAACTGAGATCAGCGATACTGAGGATCGCCTCCAGGAGCTACAAGCTCACCTTGAGGATGATAGCTTGTACCAGGATCGAGAGCACTATTATTCTCTCCTATCTGAGTATGGAGAGCTTCAAGGTAGGCTGCAGGACCTAAATGAGCGTTGGGAAAAGAAGGCTTCCTTGCTAGAGCAGTTGGAAATGCTGGGATCTGCATCCTTTGAGCCCGATGAGTTAGAGCCTGAGGCACAGAGAAGGCTGAGGGAACTCAAGAACGCATTGGAAGACCCTGCCCTATACGAAAATCAGGGTGAGCTCGCAGCTGTACTTCAGGAATACTTGACTCTGAGCAAAAGTAATGAATTCCGTCCATCTAGTCAGGTAGATAGCCAAGCAGAACGTGGAGATTCTCAGGGAGATAATCCAGAAGCTGTTGCTGAGTCTATCCGTGCCCGCCTGTCAGAGATAGAAAGAGTGCTTATGGACCCTGGCATTTTCCTTGATGAACATAGATCTAGATTGATCATCGAAGAGTACACCGAGTTGCAAAAGCACTTGGAGAATCTATTGCAGGGTGGTAACTTTGACGGTAAGAAGTGA
- a CDS encoding zinc ribbon domain-containing protein has protein sequence MMKTCDRCGRINPPDAAYCLTCATPLASGSSFWSRFDRGFSSGNVSSSRSTWRDRLPVAIEELVFDLLKAMIKFYLYMRDGRTSARSGRLGSNLGYRWSRFRQVVSEARTEYSRRFK, from the coding sequence ATGATGAAGACCTGTGATAGATGTGGAAGAATCAACCCTCCAGATGCTGCTTACTGCCTGACCTGTGCAACTCCATTGGCATCTGGGAGTAGTTTCTGGAGTAGGTTTGATCGCGGGTTTTCTAGTGGTAATGTGTCGTCTTCTCGCTCGACCTGGCGGGATCGCCTGCCAGTAGCCATAGAAGAGCTGGTATTTGACCTTTTGAAAGCCATGATAAAATTCTATCTGTACATGCGGGATGGGCGAACCTCTGCCCGCTCTGGCAGGCTTGGGTCGAATCTGGGGTATAGATGGTCCAGGTTCAGGCAAGTAGTCTCTGAAGCCAGGACGGAGTACTCTAGGAGATTCAAATAG
- a CDS encoding NCS2 family permease has protein sequence MSKVSAETGAVPSRGLLDRVFKLSEYGTTVKTEVMAGITTFMVMSYIVFVNPSVLSLQGRGLPPAATLTATALVAGVMTILMGLYTNKAFAIASGMGLNAVVAYQLIAAMGLTPAEAMGVIVIEGLIILVLTQTNFREAIMRAIPTELKRAIAVGIGLFLAFIGLVNAGFVVPGTPDTTAVRLGDLTTFPILVFVFGMMVMIFLRSVGARIHPIVGNAYLLIGILLTTLFATIINTTFFDRSAWSVPGVAQWPSSIISAPDFSTIGNVNLTGVFNKLGTISALLVIFSIMLSDFFDTMGTLVGVGSKAGYLDDQGNFPDVKKPLLVDSLAAVVGGFANASSATTYIESAAGIEAGGRTGLTSVVTGICFLLMMFLSPLASVIPAQATAPALVLVGWMMMTTLAESEETADEVEHTASGPRSTIPFGNFEVGFPAAITMIVMPFTYSITDGIGAGIILYTLIQIFTGKARKVHPGLWIVTVAFVLYFLQGVLDKYLI, from the coding sequence ATGTCGAAGGTATCAGCTGAGACTGGTGCCGTCCCTTCGAGGGGGTTACTGGACCGAGTTTTCAAGCTCTCTGAGTACGGCACTACTGTAAAGACCGAGGTTATGGCTGGCATCACCACTTTCATGGTGATGTCTTACATCGTCTTTGTTAATCCCTCAGTGCTAAGCCTGCAGGGCAGAGGTCTTCCTCCGGCTGCCACCCTCACAGCTACCGCTCTCGTAGCCGGTGTGATGACTATACTGATGGGGTTGTACACCAACAAGGCATTCGCCATAGCTAGTGGTATGGGACTCAATGCCGTAGTCGCCTACCAGCTTATTGCTGCTATGGGGCTGACTCCTGCTGAAGCTATGGGTGTGATAGTTATTGAAGGACTAATCATCTTGGTGCTAACTCAAACTAACTTCCGAGAGGCGATTATGAGGGCGATACCTACCGAGCTCAAGAGAGCTATAGCGGTAGGTATCGGTCTATTTCTCGCCTTTATAGGACTGGTGAACGCAGGCTTTGTTGTTCCCGGTACGCCAGATACTACAGCTGTTAGGTTGGGAGACCTAACAACCTTTCCTATTCTGGTGTTTGTGTTTGGCATGATGGTGATGATCTTCCTCAGGAGTGTAGGGGCTAGGATACACCCCATTGTAGGTAATGCCTACTTGCTTATAGGTATCCTCTTGACGACCCTGTTTGCTACGATCATAAATACAACATTCTTTGATCGTAGTGCCTGGTCAGTGCCCGGCGTCGCGCAGTGGCCAAGCAGTATAATCTCTGCTCCTGACTTCAGCACCATAGGTAATGTGAACCTCACAGGAGTATTCAACAAGCTTGGTACAATAAGTGCCCTGCTGGTTATCTTCTCGATAATGCTGAGTGATTTCTTCGATACCATGGGTACTCTCGTCGGTGTTGGTAGTAAGGCTGGTTATCTTGATGATCAGGGTAACTTCCCGGATGTCAAGAAGCCTCTGCTGGTAGACTCCCTTGCGGCCGTGGTAGGTGGTTTCGCGAACGCCTCCAGTGCCACTACCTACATCGAAAGTGCTGCTGGTATAGAGGCTGGTGGACGCACTGGCCTGACCTCCGTAGTGACGGGTATATGTTTCCTGCTGATGATGTTCCTGTCGCCCTTGGCGTCTGTGATACCTGCCCAAGCAACCGCACCGGCCCTCGTGTTAGTGGGTTGGATGATGATGACTACTCTTGCTGAGTCCGAGGAAACTGCTGACGAGGTCGAGCATACAGCTTCCGGGCCAAGGTCCACTATACCTTTTGGAAACTTTGAGGTTGGCTTCCCCGCAGCTATCACAATGATAGTAATGCCCTTCACCTATTCGATCACGGATGGTATCGGCGCTGGCATCATACTCTACACTCTGATACAAATCTTTACTGGTAAAGCCAGGAAGGTACACCCAGGACTGTGGATAGTCACCGTAGCCTTTGTTCTCTACTTCCTGCAGGGGGTACTGGACAAGTACCTTATCTAA
- a CDS encoding DNA-directed RNA polymerase subunit alpha C-terminal domain-containing protein, whose product MDPHDQLAKISPSLARALRTSGYSNLESLSQVTVEEFLSTVRVNYSELQKIRDTLRSQGLDFKEDKVRYPFINPMLLQQVASEGIDLSQTSLSSIGLPSWAQTPLASAGITTVQDLASASTFYIRAILGYVGRSQALVKQYTEEYLMKLLRLSKSHEVDNSLENLQLSPRIRGILRRAGIFTADQLYRLTDEELLKLKGIGKAALEEIKAVKLGDADNKRSIEEEKQRLDDAGIKIPGGISEHPISKLPLSMSIIHRLELAGIKTIGDITGENFSRLQEIPRIGKVTAKRILEAIQSYSEQLPAEVELSSETTQEDVSITELDKEITKLIQTIKSPRVRRVLEARFGVSGKILTLQEIGAELKLSKERVRQLEERGLRLIRKQNAELITRLIAPAVEAMSAVGGVATLRYLLDRFHTTYKVADMNPAGVARFLFEVSDLLVPLQGRRFALREAPVQQVEDLQELMKGLLVKRLSPMPIRSFEELLASNSDYVTLKTTYPNFSLEEFVRATPSLYLTPSGDVALQEWKRTKIDNIVMALREIGKPAHYKTITKHVIDHLQDSTSPEPISTESIHNILLTEPYFIRLGRGLFGLTEWGTIDKELESGIENLMLAVGKPMHAEEIAEAIGRDPKDISRVLIASPKFIPIRENYWLFGEEYDAKSVSSRHRLQKTVRELVRTPAGSIVARIQISRSTYRSGSLAVSSDLHTIFPSEGEIVAKCGDTQESTHTYRLRRGRSHISGLRMFMRSHQVTPGQSIYIEALQSGEYRYRLYTEEQWARRISQENT is encoded by the coding sequence ATGGACCCTCACGACCAGTTAGCCAAGATATCTCCTTCTCTAGCTAGAGCTCTAAGGACCTCAGGATACAGCAACCTGGAATCATTATCCCAGGTGACGGTAGAGGAGTTCTTGTCTACAGTTAGGGTCAACTATTCCGAGCTGCAAAAGATCAGAGACACACTACGATCACAGGGGCTGGATTTCAAGGAAGATAAAGTCAGGTATCCATTTATTAATCCTATGCTGCTCCAGCAAGTAGCATCCGAAGGCATAGACCTGTCTCAGACCAGTCTGTCGAGCATTGGATTACCCAGTTGGGCACAGACCCCTCTAGCATCGGCGGGAATAACTACTGTGCAAGACCTGGCATCAGCCTCGACTTTCTATATTAGGGCCATACTCGGCTATGTTGGCAGATCCCAGGCACTCGTAAAACAGTACACAGAAGAGTACTTGATGAAGCTGCTGAGATTATCCAAATCTCATGAGGTCGATAATAGTCTTGAAAACCTGCAGTTGAGTCCTAGAATCAGGGGTATCCTGCGGCGAGCTGGGATATTTACAGCAGATCAGTTATATAGGCTGACAGATGAGGAGCTCCTAAAGCTCAAGGGAATAGGTAAGGCTGCTCTGGAGGAGATCAAGGCTGTAAAGCTAGGCGACGCAGACAACAAGAGAAGCATAGAGGAAGAGAAGCAGAGGTTAGACGATGCCGGGATTAAGATTCCCGGCGGTATATCTGAACACCCAATATCGAAACTGCCACTGTCGATGTCGATCATTCACAGGTTAGAACTAGCAGGCATCAAAACTATAGGGGACATTACTGGAGAGAATTTCTCGAGACTCCAGGAGATTCCTAGAATTGGCAAGGTAACAGCAAAGAGGATATTAGAGGCTATACAAAGCTATTCTGAACAACTCCCCGCAGAGGTAGAGCTAAGTTCTGAAACCACTCAAGAAGATGTTAGTATTACAGAGCTGGACAAAGAGATCACAAAGCTCATCCAAACTATTAAGTCGCCCAGAGTACGAAGGGTGCTCGAAGCCAGGTTTGGAGTAAGCGGCAAGATACTCACCCTTCAGGAGATAGGAGCAGAACTGAAGCTATCCAAAGAGCGGGTAAGGCAGCTTGAAGAGCGAGGACTAAGACTCATTAGGAAACAAAATGCTGAACTGATAACGAGATTGATCGCGCCTGCCGTTGAAGCTATGAGTGCGGTTGGTGGAGTTGCTACTCTCAGGTACCTGCTGGATAGATTCCACACTACGTACAAGGTCGCTGATATGAATCCCGCGGGGGTAGCACGCTTCCTCTTTGAAGTCAGTGACTTATTAGTCCCTCTTCAAGGCAGAAGGTTCGCACTCAGAGAAGCTCCAGTGCAACAGGTAGAAGACCTGCAAGAGCTCATGAAGGGGCTACTGGTCAAAAGGCTTAGTCCCATGCCAATCAGGAGCTTTGAAGAGCTGCTGGCTTCAAACAGTGATTATGTCACATTAAAGACTACTTACCCTAACTTTTCACTAGAGGAGTTTGTGAGAGCTACCCCTAGCTTATACCTTACCCCTTCGGGAGACGTTGCGCTGCAGGAGTGGAAGAGAACTAAGATAGACAATATAGTCATGGCTTTAAGGGAAATAGGTAAACCAGCTCATTACAAGACCATAACTAAGCATGTAATTGATCACCTCCAAGATAGCACCTCTCCAGAACCTATAAGTACAGAGAGCATACATAACATACTATTGACAGAACCTTATTTCATTCGCCTCGGCAGAGGATTATTCGGATTGACCGAATGGGGCACCATAGATAAAGAGCTGGAATCCGGAATAGAAAACCTGATGCTGGCAGTTGGAAAGCCTATGCACGCAGAAGAGATAGCTGAAGCAATAGGTCGCGACCCCAAGGACATCAGCAGGGTTCTAATAGCAAGCCCCAAGTTTATCCCTATAAGAGAGAACTACTGGCTATTTGGGGAGGAGTATGACGCCAAGTCTGTATCATCTAGACATAGACTGCAGAAAACCGTGAGAGAGCTTGTCAGGACACCTGCTGGAAGCATAGTCGCTCGAATACAAATCAGCAGATCTACCTATAGAAGTGGCAGTCTAGCGGTAAGCTCTGATCTTCACACTATATTCCCCTCTGAAGGAGAGATAGTGGCGAAGTGCGGCGACACACAAGAGTCGACACATACCTACAGGCTACGCAGAGGTAGATCACATATATCCGGACTACGCATGTTCATGAGATCTCACCAAGTCACACCGGGACAAAGTATATATATAGAAGCTCTACAGTCAGGTGAGTACCGATACCGGTTATACACCGAAGAGCAATGGGCTAGAAGAATAAGTCAGGAAAACACTTAG
- a CDS encoding 4Fe-4S dicluster domain-containing protein gives MPYVITEPCIGVKDASCVEVCPVDCIYTDDEAPMYYIHPDECIDCGACEPECPVSAIYPEDSVPEQWQHYIQINADYFKDK, from the coding sequence ATGCCATATGTTATTACAGAGCCATGCATAGGAGTCAAGGATGCCTCCTGTGTGGAGGTCTGCCCTGTAGATTGCATATACACCGACGATGAAGCCCCCATGTACTATATACATCCAGACGAATGTATAGACTGTGGGGCTTGTGAGCCCGAGTGCCCGGTAAGCGCCATCTACCCGGAGGATAGTGTGCCCGAGCAATGGCAACACTACATACAGATCAACGCAGATTATTTCAAAGATAAATAA
- a CDS encoding zinc ribbon domain-containing protein: protein MSAIYCQVCGLANRAGSNYCNRCGAKLEEQSVLPDWLLEVSKHSEDAVPDWLQKATTETDLALSEEEAQDELSFEFFEEEDAPPEEELLTIDDIISEDYNPERKNDNPTSQAD from the coding sequence GTGTCTGCTATCTACTGTCAAGTATGTGGTTTAGCCAATAGGGCGGGTAGCAACTATTGCAACCGTTGTGGTGCCAAGCTAGAGGAGCAGTCGGTGCTTCCGGATTGGTTGCTTGAGGTGTCTAAGCACTCTGAGGATGCCGTTCCCGATTGGCTTCAGAAGGCAACTACCGAGACGGATTTAGCTCTGAGCGAGGAAGAAGCACAGGATGAGTTGTCTTTTGAATTCTTTGAGGAAGAGGATGCTCCCCCTGAGGAGGAACTACTGACTATAGATGACATCATATCGGAAGACTACAACCCTGAAAGGAAGAATGATAACCCCACCTCCCAGGCTGACTAA
- a CDS encoding proline dehydrogenase family protein, with protein sequence MLRKLLLYLSNQAWLRHFISRYPAFRNIAWRFVAGETIESAFGVVQSLRKQGIESALDYLGENVTDLSSARESTDFYLSLLDRMYSSGIGNYVSLKLTQLGLDIDEEICKRHLEEIVSKAEGYDIFVRIDMESSAYTQKTLDIFKDLYHRHKNLGVVIQSYLRRSYDDVQELVRMGARIRLCKGAYLEPPEVAYQDKKDVDRNYIILMEYLLTNGNYPAIATHDERIINHAKNFVQKNSIPVDNFEFQMLYGVRRDLQRTLAAEGYRVRCYVPFGKEWYPYFMRRLAERPANVEFIVRSIIREAIS encoded by the coding sequence ATGCTTAGAAAGTTATTACTTTACCTTAGCAATCAGGCTTGGTTGCGTCATTTTATCTCAAGGTATCCTGCGTTTAGAAACATAGCTTGGCGCTTTGTAGCCGGAGAGACCATAGAGTCTGCATTCGGAGTCGTCCAAAGCTTGCGTAAACAGGGTATAGAGAGTGCCCTTGACTACCTCGGAGAGAACGTCACCGACTTATCCTCTGCTAGAGAATCTACAGACTTTTATTTGAGCCTACTCGATAGAATGTACTCTTCGGGTATAGGCAACTATGTATCTCTTAAGCTCACACAACTTGGCCTGGATATAGACGAAGAAATATGTAAGCGTCACTTAGAAGAGATAGTCTCCAAGGCCGAAGGCTATGATATATTCGTCCGCATAGATATGGAGAGCAGTGCTTATACCCAGAAGACCCTGGATATCTTCAAGGATCTGTACCATAGACACAAGAACCTCGGAGTGGTCATACAAAGCTACCTACGTAGGTCTTATGATGATGTTCAAGAACTCGTGCGTATGGGAGCGCGTATTAGGCTGTGCAAGGGAGCATATTTGGAGCCACCGGAGGTAGCATATCAGGATAAGAAGGATGTAGACAGAAACTACATAATCCTGATGGAATATCTACTTACAAACGGCAACTACCCAGCCATAGCTACCCATGATGAGAGGATAATAAACCACGCAAAGAACTTCGTACAGAAGAATTCTATACCAGTCGACAACTTTGAGTTCCAGATGCTGTATGGTGTCAGAAGAGACCTTCAACGTACGTTGGCCGCTGAGGGCTATCGTGTAAGATGCTACGTTCCATTTGGTAAAGAATGGTACCCGTACTTCATGAGAAGGCTTGCTGAGAGACCAGCCAATGTTGAGTTCATAGTGCGCAGTATTATAAGAGAAGCTATAAGTTAG
- a CDS encoding alpha/beta hydrolase, with protein sequence MERTVTIDSNGLSLFGIIHTPETNSPGPAVLMLHGLGGTHIESHFIYTKTARALASRGITALRFDFRGSGNSQGDFMNTTPQGEIDDANAALDFLMSQPEVDRSRIGVLGLSMGGFVAACLAGQRQEVKALVLWSAVANMGELLDSNTDDMRLAQLQSSGYVDLGGIPLSREFIEQAHQIIPEQQIKQYKGPALVIHGSNDETVPVEHAYRFKNALGDQARLMIVDGADHVFSSLEWERAVINETVNWFKTLDTAPVAR encoded by the coding sequence ATGGAAAGGACAGTAACTATCGATAGCAATGGGCTTAGTCTGTTCGGAATAATTCATACCCCCGAAACCAACTCGCCAGGGCCTGCGGTGTTGATGTTACATGGACTAGGGGGTACGCACATAGAATCCCACTTCATTTATACCAAGACTGCTAGGGCGCTAGCATCTAGAGGAATTACAGCCCTCAGATTTGATTTCAGAGGCTCAGGCAATAGTCAGGGAGATTTCATGAATACCACCCCTCAGGGGGAGATAGACGACGCAAATGCGGCTTTGGATTTCCTTATGTCTCAACCAGAGGTAGATCGCTCTAGAATAGGAGTATTGGGCTTGAGCATGGGAGGCTTCGTGGCTGCCTGTCTTGCTGGCCAAAGGCAGGAAGTGAAAGCTCTCGTGTTATGGTCCGCAGTGGCTAACATGGGAGAGCTACTAGACAGCAACACAGATGACATGAGGCTAGCGCAGCTACAGTCCTCAGGGTATGTAGACCTTGGAGGGATTCCTCTAAGCAGGGAATTTATCGAGCAAGCACACCAGATCATACCGGAACAACAGATAAAGCAGTATAAAGGTCCTGCGCTAGTAATACATGGATCTAATGACGAGACTGTTCCCGTTGAACATGCTTACAGGTTCAAGAACGCGCTCGGAGATCAGGCCAGACTAATGATCGTAGACGGGGCCGATCACGTTTTCTCCTCGCTAGAATGGGAAAGGGCTGTGATTAATGAGACTGTAAACTGGTTCAAGACACTTGACACTGCACCGGTCGCAAGATAG
- a CDS encoding NAD(P)/FAD-dependent oxidoreductase produces the protein MKKALLGIGLLGSVGALVALQATRRGGGYYSSNNSTRVVVLGAGFGGLAAARTLARNRDGLDLDVLLVDRANFHLFTPILYQVATGGVEPDNVTHPVRYATQADGFRFQESNVQKISVEDKCVYTDDGPIYYDYLVVALGATNNFFGLASAEENSFTLKTISDGIELRNHIIDAFERAEVEQDPEVRRRLLTFVIVGAGPTGVELAASLRDLASHVLLKEYPGIDPGEVRVVLVEALDRILLALDDQLRQNAMKTLQSKGVEVLLNTPVADVEKGGVRIKDGSFIPSETVVWTAGVKANPLVADLPGEKGRDGRVRVNDFMQLPDHPEIYVIGDCAMYFMPGEQRPLPPNAPVAIAGGKTAAINIIHTLKNEPLEPLKYKYQGELVSLGKNNAVANIMGIKFSGFIGWLVWRAVYLYKLEGFKNKASVLVDWLFGVFDRRETSKLPVTPSKVPSESVAE, from the coding sequence ATGAAAAAGGCTTTACTCGGAATAGGACTCTTAGGATCGGTAGGAGCTTTGGTTGCATTGCAGGCAACGCGCAGAGGAGGGGGCTATTACTCAAGCAACAACTCTACTCGGGTGGTAGTACTAGGAGCAGGGTTCGGAGGGCTGGCAGCTGCAAGAACCTTAGCTCGCAACAGAGATGGCCTAGATCTGGATGTATTACTGGTGGATCGCGCTAACTTCCACCTGTTTACGCCCATACTCTATCAAGTCGCGACTGGGGGGGTTGAACCGGATAACGTTACCCATCCAGTAAGGTATGCTACTCAGGCCGATGGCTTCCGCTTTCAGGAAAGCAATGTGCAGAAGATATCTGTAGAAGATAAGTGCGTCTACACGGATGACGGCCCAATCTACTATGACTATCTGGTTGTAGCTCTAGGAGCGACCAATAACTTCTTTGGTCTTGCCAGTGCAGAGGAAAATTCGTTTACTTTGAAGACGATTAGCGATGGCATAGAGCTGCGCAATCATATCATAGATGCCTTTGAACGCGCCGAGGTAGAGCAGGATCCTGAGGTCCGCCGCAGGTTGCTGACTTTCGTGATTGTAGGGGCTGGTCCTACTGGAGTGGAGCTCGCAGCATCCCTACGTGACCTGGCGAGCCACGTACTTCTCAAGGAATATCCCGGGATAGATCCTGGTGAGGTGAGGGTCGTATTGGTTGAGGCCCTGGATCGTATACTCCTTGCTTTGGATGATCAGCTGCGCCAGAACGCTATGAAGACCCTACAATCGAAGGGCGTAGAAGTTCTTCTCAACACTCCTGTGGCTGATGTAGAGAAGGGTGGAGTGCGCATCAAGGATGGGAGCTTCATACCGAGCGAGACGGTAGTATGGACGGCAGGTGTGAAGGCCAATCCATTGGTCGCTGATCTGCCAGGAGAGAAAGGCAGGGATGGCAGGGTCAGAGTTAATGACTTCATGCAGTTGCCTGACCACCCTGAGATATATGTGATTGGTGACTGTGCGATGTACTTTATGCCCGGTGAGCAGAGGCCACTTCCCCCCAACGCGCCTGTGGCGATTGCTGGTGGAAAGACTGCAGCTATTAATATAATTCATACCCTAAAGAACGAACCGCTGGAGCCTTTGAAGTACAAGTACCAGGGTGAGCTCGTCAGCCTGGGGAAGAACAATGCTGTGGCCAACATAATGGGTATAAAGTTCAGCGGGTTCATAGGATGGCTCGTGTGGCGCGCTGTGTACCTGTATAAGCTCGAAGGCTTCAAGAACAAGGCAAGCGTGCTGGTGGACTGGCTGTTTGGAGTATTTGACAGAAGGGAGACTAGTAAATTACCTGTTACACCTTCCAAAGTGCCAAGCGAGTCAGTAGCAGAATAG